From the Pieris napi chromosome 20, ilPieNapi1.2, whole genome shotgun sequence genome, one window contains:
- the LOC125059746 gene encoding tyrosine-protein kinase Drl-like, translating into MRFLAFLLLLPACFAHLNVYLSSAEVLRLLGLTAELYYVRDGQINSYALNFVVPVPANIGELHFSWQSLTRRPLPYTLRVDVISHPEALHPPTFSIPSTGLVPTEPQTWQVDLPCTHTVAAEVDVTIALNISTGSSSTTLHFRRRKICLKDAPRPAVRVDNAPHAPTSADIFYAGAGCAGGVIILAAVAAVACRARARKLRRARSDEQDAHAFLPDSSCKSAASYTSYRRPTSLPPVAPEERARDLQQRIAELTIQRCRVRLRSVAMEGTFGRVYRGTYADEDGREQEVLVKTVAEHASQVQVSLLLQEGCMLYGLHHERVLSVLGVSIEDQTAPFILYPWGPTWRNLKQFLLACRGVAVGGATGAPPPPLTTQHVVRMALHALDGLSYLHSQHVLHKDIAARNCVVDENLRVMIGDNALCRDLFPADYHCLGDNENRPIKWLALETLSKKQFSPASDVWALGVLLWELTTLAHQPYAEVDPFEVAAYLRDGYRLQQPANCPDELFAVMAYCWAMSPDDRPTLPQLQIFLRDFHAQLTRFV; encoded by the exons GTCTAACAGCTGAGCTGTATTATGTAAGAGATGGTCAAATCAACTCCTACGCACTTAACTTCGTTGTTCCCGTTCCTGCTAATATTGGAGAGTTGCATTTTTCGTGGCAGAGCTTAACAAGACGACCg TTACCATACACGCTGCGAGTGGATGTCATCTCTCATCCCGAGGCTTTACACCCGCCAACCTTCAGTATTCCAAGTACTGGCCTGGTGCCAACTGAACCACAAACGTGGCAAGTGGATCTGCCCTGTACACACACGGTAGCAGCTGAAGTGGACGTCACCATCGCCCTCAACATCTCTACTGGTTCATCATCCACGACATTACATTTTAGGAGACGTAAAATATGCCTTAAAGATGCTCCACGACCCGCTGTAAGAGTGGATAATGCCCCTCATGCTCCCACCTCTGCTGATATATTCTACGCTGGGGCTGGTTGTGCTGGTGGAGTCATTATTTTAGCAGCGGTCGCAGCAGTGGCTTGTCGAGCTCGCGCCAGAAAACTTCGGAGAGCAAGAAGCGATGAGCAAGATGCTCACGCTTTCTTACCAGACTCTTCATGCAAATCTGCAGCTAGCTATACAAGCTATCGGCGTCCAACGTCTTTACCGCCGGTTGCTCCTGAAGAAAGGGCTAGAGATCTCCAACAAAGAATAGCAGAGTTGACAATACAAAGATGTCGAGTAAGGCTACGATCAGTGGCGATGGAAGGCACCTTCGGTCGTGTATACAGAGGAACATATGCAGACGAAGATGGCAGGGAACAAGAAGTGTTAGTCAAAACTGTGGCTGAACATGCATCACAAGTACAG GTGTCACTACTTCTTCAAGAAGGCTGCATGCTGTACGGGCTTCATCATGAGCGGGTCCTATCCGTTCTGGGTGTCAGCATTGAAGACCAGACGGCACCATTCATTCTGTACCCCTGGGGTCCAACCTGGAGAAACCTAAAGCAGTTCCTATTAGCGTGTCGAGGAGTTGCTGTAGGTGGGGCAACGGGTGCTCCGCCCCCTCCATTAACAACTCAACACGTGGTCAGAATGGCACTTCACGCCTTGGATGGACTTTCCTATCTACATTCGCAACACGTACTGCATAAGGACATCGCTGCAAGGAATTGCGT AGTTGACGAGAATCTACGTGTAATGATAGGAGACAACGCGTTATGTAGAGACCTCTTCCCGGCTGACTACCACTGTTTAGGAGATAATGAAAACAGACCCATCAAATGGCTGGCTCTTGAGACACTCTCAAAGAAGCAGTTCAGTCCAGCATCAGATGTATGGGCGTTGGGAGTACTTCTATGGGAATTGACGACGCTGGCACATCAGCCATATGCGGAAGTCGATCCATTTGAAGTAGCTGCGTATTTGAGGGATGGTTATAGATTGCAGCAACCGGCCAATTGTCCGGACGAATT GTTCGCAGTAATGGCCTACTGTTGGGCGATGTCACCCGACGACAGACCAACGCTACCACAACTGCAAATATTTCTACGCGACTTCCACGCTCAACTTACGAGATTCGTGTAG